The Leucobacter viscericola genome includes a window with the following:
- a CDS encoding phosphoglyceromutase: MTHTLILLRHGQSVWNQKNLFTGWVDVRLTEKGRGEAAAAGELLAEAGMLPDVLHTSMLSRAIQTANLALDTADRLWIPVKRSWRLNERHYGALQGLDKAETLEKYGEQQFMEWRRSFDTPPPVLDDSSEWSQANDPRYVGIDGVRPQTECLKDVIERLLPYWESEILSDLNAGQTVLVTAHGNSLRALVKHLEGISDEDIAGLNIPTGMPLVYEINDDGTATGPGRYLDPEAAAAGAAAVASQGR, translated from the coding sequence ATGACACACACCCTCATCTTGCTGCGCCACGGCCAGAGCGTATGGAACCAGAAAAACCTCTTCACCGGTTGGGTCGATGTGCGACTCACCGAGAAGGGTCGCGGCGAGGCCGCTGCAGCAGGCGAGTTGCTCGCCGAGGCGGGCATGCTGCCCGACGTGCTGCACACCTCGATGCTGAGCCGTGCGATCCAGACCGCAAACCTGGCGCTGGACACGGCAGACCGCCTCTGGATTCCGGTGAAGCGGTCGTGGCGTCTGAATGAGCGTCACTACGGTGCGCTGCAGGGTCTCGACAAGGCCGAGACGCTCGAGAAGTACGGCGAGCAGCAGTTCATGGAGTGGCGTCGTTCGTTCGATACGCCCCCGCCCGTGCTCGACGACTCGAGCGAGTGGTCGCAGGCGAACGATCCGCGCTACGTGGGTATCGACGGTGTGCGTCCGCAGACCGAGTGCCTGAAAGATGTCATCGAGCGTCTGCTGCCCTACTGGGAGTCAGAGATTCTGAGCGACCTCAACGCGGGTCAGACCGTGCTCGTCACCGCCCACGGCAACTCGCTGCGCGCACTCGTCAAGCACCTCGAAGGTATCTCTGACGAAGACATCGCGGGTCTCAATATTCCGACGGGTATGCCGCTGGTCTACGAGATCAACGACGACGGCACGGCAACCGGACCCGGTCGCTACCTTGACCCCGAAGCTGCCGCAGCTGGTGCTGCCGCGGTTGCGAGCCAGGGGCGCTAG
- a CDS encoding MarR family winged helix-turn-helix transcriptional regulator: MGTALESKFESGDDSPGFMLWRVTNQWQAVMRRSLKEFGITHVQFVLLASLTWSSEDSGITQAVLSQRTQTDPMMVSQVLRVLAEKELVRRDPNPNDGRAMLVQATPAGMAVARAANQAVEAADAEFFGTSASTPKPFLAHLTELDQSRQ, translated from the coding sequence ATGGGTACCGCGCTAGAGAGCAAGTTCGAATCGGGCGATGACAGCCCCGGCTTTATGCTCTGGCGGGTTACGAATCAGTGGCAGGCCGTGATGCGCCGCTCGCTCAAAGAGTTCGGGATCACGCACGTCCAATTTGTGCTGCTCGCTTCACTCACCTGGTCCAGCGAGGATTCCGGGATCACCCAAGCGGTGCTCAGCCAGAGAACTCAAACTGACCCGATGATGGTCTCGCAGGTGCTGCGAGTACTTGCGGAGAAGGAACTCGTGCGCAGAGATCCCAACCCCAACGACGGCCGTGCGATGCTCGTCCAGGCCACGCCAGCCGGCATGGCTGTCGCGAGGGCGGCAAACCAGGCGGTGGAGGCCGCTGACGCGGAGTTCTTTGGGACGAGCGCGTCGACCCCAAAGCCGTTCCTTGCCCACCTCACGGAGCTGGATCAATCGAGGCAATAG
- a CDS encoding DUF3073 domain-containing protein: MGRGRQKAKHTKVARELKYFSPDTNYSALERELGTPSSGGTEEDAWAEYAEKYGDDDKDDER; encoded by the coding sequence ATGGGGCGCGGCCGTCAAAAGGCAAAGCACACCAAAGTCGCCAGGGAGCTGAAGTACTTCAGTCCTGACACGAACTACTCTGCGCTTGAGCGAGAACTAGGAACGCCGTCTTCGGGAGGAACCGAAGAAGACGCCTGGGCCGAGTACGCCGAGAAGTACGGCGACGACGACAAAGACGACGAACGCTAA
- a CDS encoding LPXTG cell wall anchor domain-containing protein yields the protein MKFVKHAAVLVAASALVLTAGISAASANTEASTGSETGATEATTSAPAANIWIDGFKIAPSAENFTMSFSYTQALWGADSALKLGIYTADAPLDVTTWEAQGAGAAAAFPDAEQAMADLTQEVQGQGVVFRKSVEKTISFKPSGAYSVMLFDVNKDGARFLAGAKVDVTLATPAVPTFDAKTSTLTVPDSNEFTYQDATGKTWAPGPYLLVAPVKLTAVPNPGFAAAPEASTEWPEFAPEVKPAPEPKPEKEPGTDKDKTPGTDKDKNPSDETQTTGGGTPPVSGPNENQLSPALEGKVGAQPTAAAGAQVKIFVGTQFAGKEVDVYVFSEPTYLGRHLVDPDGNVTVMLPAGLTGSHRLAVYNGGELIGWNRIIIGESTDGSTGTGFVAGTVTTSQLATTGSDSTGTLALLAAGSVVLGAAGLVARRRARRSVA from the coding sequence ATGAAGTTTGTAAAGCACGCTGCTGTTCTGGTGGCGGCCTCGGCCCTTGTTCTTACCGCTGGTATTAGCGCCGCGAGCGCTAACACCGAGGCTTCAACTGGCAGCGAGACCGGAGCTACTGAAGCGACGACGTCGGCTCCAGCTGCGAACATTTGGATCGACGGCTTCAAGATTGCGCCGAGCGCTGAGAACTTCACAATGTCTTTCAGTTATACCCAGGCTCTCTGGGGTGCTGACAGTGCGCTCAAGCTCGGTATCTACACCGCTGACGCGCCTCTAGACGTTACGACTTGGGAGGCGCAAGGCGCCGGAGCCGCTGCTGCATTCCCGGATGCCGAGCAGGCGATGGCCGACCTCACTCAAGAAGTACAGGGCCAGGGCGTTGTCTTCCGGAAGAGCGTTGAAAAGACGATCTCATTTAAGCCCTCCGGCGCCTATTCAGTCATGCTGTTTGACGTTAACAAAGACGGCGCACGCTTTCTGGCGGGCGCAAAGGTCGACGTGACCCTGGCAACGCCAGCGGTACCGACGTTTGACGCCAAAACTTCGACCCTTACCGTGCCTGATTCGAACGAGTTCACTTACCAAGACGCAACAGGTAAGACCTGGGCTCCCGGTCCGTATTTGCTTGTGGCGCCAGTCAAGCTGACTGCCGTGCCAAACCCCGGTTTCGCAGCAGCTCCGGAAGCCTCAACTGAATGGCCAGAATTCGCGCCCGAGGTGAAGCCGGCCCCTGAGCCTAAGCCTGAGAAGGAACCGGGCACGGACAAAGATAAAACCCCCGGCACTGACAAAGACAAGAACCCCTCCGACGAGACCCAGACAACGGGTGGGGGCACCCCTCCGGTTTCGGGGCCAAACGAGAACCAGCTTTCACCGGCGCTTGAGGGCAAGGTCGGCGCGCAGCCAACTGCGGCTGCAGGTGCGCAGGTCAAGATTTTTGTTGGAACGCAGTTTGCGGGCAAGGAAGTTGACGTTTACGTCTTCTCCGAGCCGACTTACCTCGGACGACACCTGGTGGATCCCGATGGCAATGTCACGGTTATGCTTCCCGCCGGACTGACCGGTTCACACCGCCTCGCCGTTTACAACGGCGGCGAGCTGATCGGCTGGAACCGCATCATTATCGGTGAGTCCACCGACGGTTCGACCGGAACAGGGTTTGTCGCGGGCACTGTAACCACGTCGCAGCTGGCAACAACCGGTTCTGACTCGACCGGAACGCTCGCGCTTCTGGCCGCAGGAAGCGTCGTGCTCGGCGCTGCAGGTCTGGTAGCTCGCCGTCGCGCGCGTCGCAGCGTTGCCTAA
- a CDS encoding DEAD/DEAH box helicase produces MAGKRRGFKAPANYEPNRGRKPKRFSGQQTDGAGKQAKQSDARRDPGRRESTRRDADPAHKGRDRDESARGNRAPATRSRAEVDGKAPTRKSVSRAEPDVVLSRIEAKLTTADDVAGMSFKDLGLGGNIVRTLEELGAVRPFPIQAATIPDTLLGRDVLGRAQTGSGKTIAFGAALVERLLILKAKGLFAGDPKASQMKPKRGERAPKRVARKPKALILAPTRELALQIDRTVQPIARSVGFYTAQMVGGVPIDPQLHALERGIDIVIGTPGRVQDLVTRRKLDLREVVVTVLDEADHMCDLGFLEPVQRILRETERGGQRLLFSATLDSGVSQLISEFLRNPAAHEAEESKRGSSTHKVLIVMREDKDQVLTQLASRRGRIMVFCRTRAYAEQVTELLELAGVHATALHGDLSQSRRERNLARFAEGKSAVLVATDVAARGIHVDDVDLVVQADPPSDYKTYLHRAGRTGRAGKTGQVVTVIPRTAQKRTREMLENAEIKPAYFGDFVPGQKL; encoded by the coding sequence ATGGCTGGCAAGAGGCGGGGATTTAAGGCTCCGGCCAATTACGAGCCGAATCGTGGGCGCAAACCGAAGCGGTTCAGCGGTCAACAGACAGATGGCGCTGGCAAACAAGCGAAGCAATCGGACGCACGCCGCGATCCGGGGCGCCGAGAGTCCACGCGACGAGACGCGGATCCCGCGCACAAGGGACGTGATCGTGACGAGTCTGCTCGTGGCAACCGCGCACCCGCAACTCGCTCGCGTGCTGAAGTCGATGGCAAGGCGCCAACCCGCAAGAGCGTTTCTCGTGCTGAACCCGACGTTGTGCTGAGTCGCATCGAAGCGAAGCTCACAACCGCCGACGATGTTGCGGGAATGAGTTTTAAGGACCTCGGTCTCGGTGGCAATATTGTGCGCACGCTCGAGGAGCTCGGGGCCGTGCGGCCCTTCCCGATCCAGGCAGCGACGATACCCGACACGCTACTCGGTCGCGACGTGCTTGGCCGAGCGCAGACCGGCTCGGGCAAAACGATCGCCTTTGGCGCTGCCCTTGTTGAGCGGTTGCTCATCTTGAAAGCCAAGGGACTGTTTGCGGGTGATCCCAAGGCCTCGCAGATGAAGCCGAAGCGCGGTGAGCGCGCGCCAAAACGCGTCGCTCGTAAGCCCAAAGCGCTGATCCTCGCTCCCACAAGAGAGTTGGCCCTGCAGATCGATCGCACTGTCCAGCCGATCGCGAGGTCCGTCGGGTTCTACACCGCGCAAATGGTGGGTGGGGTGCCGATTGACCCGCAGCTGCACGCGCTTGAGCGGGGCATCGATATCGTGATCGGCACGCCCGGTCGAGTGCAAGACCTCGTGACGCGTCGCAAGCTCGATCTGCGAGAGGTTGTCGTGACGGTGCTTGATGAGGCCGACCACATGTGCGATCTCGGGTTCCTGGAGCCCGTGCAGCGGATTCTGCGGGAGACCGAGCGTGGCGGCCAGCGGCTGCTGTTCTCGGCGACCCTCGATAGTGGCGTATCGCAGTTGATTTCCGAATTCTTGCGCAACCCTGCCGCGCACGAGGCCGAGGAATCGAAACGGGGATCCTCAACCCACAAAGTGCTCATTGTGATGCGCGAAGACAAGGACCAGGTGCTCACGCAGCTCGCCTCGCGGCGAGGGCGCATTATGGTGTTCTGCCGAACTCGCGCGTATGCCGAGCAGGTGACCGAGCTGTTGGAGCTTGCCGGGGTGCACGCTACGGCGCTCCACGGTGATCTCAGCCAGTCGAGACGCGAGCGCAACCTCGCGCGCTTCGCCGAGGGAAAGTCTGCGGTGCTGGTGGCGACCGACGTTGCCGCGCGCGGCATCCACGTCGATGATGTTGACCTGGTGGTGCAGGCGGATCCGCCGAGCGACTACAAAACCTACCTGCACCGAGCCGGACGCACCGGCCGCGCCGGTAAGACCGGCCAGGTGGTGACCGTGATCCCGCGCACCGCTCAGAAACGAACCCGTGAGATGCTGGAGAACGCCGAGATCAAGCCCGCCTACTTCGGTGACTTCGTGCCCGGCCAGAAGCTTTAG
- a CDS encoding dihydrofolate reductase family protein, translating to MGKVVMNASMSIDGFIADVDDQPGPLFEWLLGGDVPLDESGILKVSQASYDYVRPYWDQVGVTIAGRHVFDMTDGWDGTPPSGVEHVVVVSHRSAPEGWDPEAPFHFVDSIEAAVALAQQLAGDRVVEVAAGNVGGQAFAAGLVDEVRMDVAPVVLGTGKRYFGSVEAKHLLEDPEVVQGNRVLHLRYQVRR from the coding sequence ATGGGAAAAGTGGTCATGAATGCCTCGATGTCGATCGACGGATTCATCGCCGACGTTGATGACCAGCCGGGTCCTCTCTTCGAGTGGCTTTTGGGCGGTGACGTGCCTCTGGACGAGAGTGGCATTTTGAAGGTGTCGCAGGCATCGTACGACTACGTTCGGCCGTACTGGGACCAGGTTGGCGTGACCATTGCTGGTCGTCACGTCTTCGACATGACTGACGGTTGGGATGGGACGCCTCCGAGCGGGGTTGAACATGTCGTCGTTGTGAGTCACCGGTCGGCGCCTGAGGGCTGGGATCCGGAGGCGCCTTTTCACTTCGTGGACAGCATTGAGGCGGCTGTGGCTCTGGCGCAGCAACTTGCGGGGGACCGGGTGGTTGAGGTGGCCGCGGGCAACGTTGGTGGCCAGGCCTTTGCAGCGGGCCTAGTCGACGAGGTGCGCATGGACGTGGCGCCCGTTGTGCTCGGGACGGGCAAGCGTTACTTCGGATCGGTTGAAGCGAAACACCTGCTGGAAGACCCCGAGGTTGTTCAGGGCAACCGAGTGCTGCACCTGCGTTATCAGGTGCGCCGCTGA
- a CDS encoding efflux RND transporter permease subunit, which translates to MYIFTALSLKNRALIALVTVVAAVFGLIGVGSLKQELVPSVQFPAIAVVTSYPGASPEVVNKDVSGPIETALRGVPKLESTTATSSTGASMIVAQFEYGVDLSVTEQRVERAISRLSKMLPQSADTQVLSGSVDDFPVIQIAVTPAKGVSAEDTAKLVERVAIPELSDLDGVRDAQLAGARGDRVTITPNAEALAAQGLTEQSIKDTLQQSGVLIAAGTVTEGDRTLAVQAGSEVHSAEEIAALPLAVSPTALAAQQQAVLEQQAAAARQSSAAAAQQAGDATGGDAAAAGTDGAASASANAETPAAPVTAEPTTVATIGSVADVQLEPNPEQSIARVNGAPALTIGVTKMSAANTVDVSHAVQTKLDELKDKLSGAKLTIIYDQAPYVEHSIETLTTEGLLGLVFAVLVILVFLMSVRATLVTAISIPTSVLLTFVGLNFAEYSLNLLTLGALTISIGRVVDDSIVVIENIKRHLSHEGDKAATIVRAVREVAGAITASTITTVAVFLPMAFVDGMVGELFRPFAFTVTIALISSLLVALTIVPVLAYWFLRPDREKTRRRSRRSGTAEDAAVTSEVGEERETALQRRYRPIITWTLKRPIITLMVAVLVLVLTGGASMFMKTNTFGSDEQNSVGLTQALAPGTSLDAQLTQAKKVEAALEDVPAVETVQVTIGNAGNGLAALLGGGGDGTISYSLTTDPDANQAEAQDQIRKAVDALDDAGEFSLGQSSGGIAGSTAIEVNVTAPDQKVLAEASDAVEASLKKQSGLRQVESDLGKSRPYLSVVVDRTKAAEVGLTEAAVAGQVAAQMQPSQIGQITMDADTITVYLSEGEAPNDEAGVKALQIQTAAGPQSLESLATVEVADGPVTIRTENNVRMVTVSAMPKGDDLTSAGASVNKALDEVKLPAGASASIGGVQAQQADSFQQLGLALLAAILIVYVVMVATFRSLLQPLLLLVSVPFAATGAILLLIATGIPLGVPSLIGVLMLVGIVVTNAIVLIDLVNQYRSRGDALRDAVMHGALNRLRPIVMTALATIFALTPMALGITGKGGFISQPLAVVVIGGLLSSTVLTLVVLPTLYFVVERRRERWRERHAEAKTPPSGPVRGPEVAPALAAAGVGAVSAGDPEAVFTSKPWNKFGAADAERTVDHVAPAGLVNDDAEPEALVEPELPGAAPVAPEFPSTALTEAPAPAPADAAKASEPELPEIREVTFNPEPVKMRRPRPTTASEETPATTPEVPQETEQGAEPVPTTTGELNWEELLWQATQEVDEQVAAEPAHEEESKAGDPEQGEPGASEHGEHREQD; encoded by the coding sequence ATGTATATTTTCACAGCGCTGAGCCTGAAGAACCGGGCTTTGATTGCGCTCGTGACCGTGGTTGCCGCGGTCTTCGGTCTGATCGGCGTGGGGTCACTCAAACAAGAGCTTGTCCCCTCCGTTCAGTTTCCGGCAATTGCGGTTGTGACCTCGTACCCGGGCGCTTCGCCCGAGGTGGTCAATAAAGACGTCTCGGGGCCGATCGAGACGGCGCTTCGGGGTGTTCCCAAGCTTGAAAGCACCACGGCGACATCCAGCACGGGCGCTTCGATGATCGTTGCGCAGTTCGAGTACGGCGTCGATCTGTCCGTGACTGAGCAGCGGGTTGAACGCGCAATTAGCCGCCTCTCAAAGATGCTTCCCCAATCTGCCGATACGCAGGTGCTCTCGGGCAGCGTAGATGACTTCCCGGTGATTCAGATTGCTGTCACTCCGGCCAAGGGCGTCTCTGCCGAAGACACCGCGAAGCTGGTTGAACGGGTCGCGATCCCCGAGCTCAGTGATCTTGACGGTGTGCGTGACGCGCAGCTTGCGGGTGCCCGCGGTGATCGTGTGACGATCACTCCGAACGCGGAGGCCCTTGCCGCCCAGGGGCTCACTGAGCAGTCCATCAAGGACACCCTGCAGCAGAGTGGTGTGTTGATAGCCGCAGGAACGGTCACCGAGGGTGATCGCACGCTTGCCGTGCAGGCGGGCTCGGAGGTGCACTCCGCCGAGGAGATCGCGGCCCTTCCGCTAGCGGTCAGTCCGACGGCCCTGGCTGCTCAGCAACAGGCTGTGCTCGAGCAGCAGGCCGCTGCAGCGCGACAGTCGTCTGCGGCGGCAGCCCAGCAAGCTGGGGACGCCACGGGGGGAGACGCTGCCGCGGCTGGAACGGATGGCGCGGCTTCGGCCTCGGCGAACGCTGAAACTCCGGCGGCTCCGGTGACGGCGGAGCCAACAACGGTTGCGACGATCGGCTCCGTTGCCGACGTACAGCTTGAGCCGAACCCCGAGCAGAGTATCGCCCGGGTAAACGGTGCTCCAGCCCTCACCATCGGCGTCACAAAAATGTCTGCTGCGAACACGGTCGATGTGTCGCACGCGGTGCAGACCAAACTCGACGAGCTGAAAGATAAACTCAGCGGCGCAAAACTGACGATCATTTACGATCAGGCCCCTTACGTAGAGCACTCGATCGAGACACTCACAACCGAGGGATTGCTCGGGCTCGTGTTTGCGGTTCTCGTAATCCTCGTATTTTTGATGTCGGTTCGGGCCACCCTGGTCACGGCGATTTCGATCCCGACCTCTGTTTTGCTCACGTTTGTGGGGCTGAACTTTGCCGAGTATTCGCTCAATTTGCTGACGCTTGGCGCACTCACCATCTCGATTGGGCGTGTGGTCGATGACTCGATTGTGGTGATCGAGAATATTAAGCGACACCTCTCTCACGAAGGGGACAAGGCCGCGACCATCGTGCGGGCCGTGCGCGAGGTGGCCGGTGCAATTACCGCCTCGACGATCACGACCGTCGCGGTGTTCTTGCCGATGGCCTTTGTCGATGGGATGGTGGGAGAGCTCTTCAGGCCCTTCGCCTTCACTGTGACGATTGCTCTGATCTCTTCGCTGCTGGTGGCCCTTACGATTGTGCCGGTCCTTGCGTACTGGTTCCTTCGACCCGATCGAGAGAAGACCCGACGTCGCAGTCGCCGTTCCGGGACTGCCGAAGACGCTGCCGTAACATCTGAAGTCGGCGAAGAGCGGGAGACCGCCCTGCAGCGTCGATACCGCCCGATTATTACTTGGACGCTGAAGCGGCCGATCATCACTCTGATGGTCGCGGTGCTCGTGCTGGTACTTACTGGCGGAGCAAGTATGTTCATGAAGACCAACACCTTCGGGTCAGACGAACAGAATTCGGTCGGGCTCACACAGGCGCTCGCGCCCGGTACCAGCCTCGATGCGCAGCTGACTCAGGCGAAGAAGGTTGAGGCTGCTCTGGAAGATGTGCCGGCGGTTGAAACCGTTCAGGTGACAATCGGCAATGCCGGCAACGGTCTCGCAGCTCTGCTCGGGGGTGGTGGCGACGGCACCATCAGCTACTCACTCACCACGGATCCCGATGCGAATCAGGCTGAAGCGCAAGACCAGATTCGCAAGGCGGTTGATGCCCTTGACGATGCGGGGGAGTTCTCGCTTGGACAGTCGAGCGGTGGTATTGCAGGGTCCACTGCCATCGAAGTCAACGTCACCGCACCAGATCAAAAGGTGCTCGCCGAGGCCAGCGACGCAGTCGAAGCCTCGCTCAAGAAGCAGAGCGGACTGCGCCAGGTTGAGAGTGATCTCGGCAAGTCACGCCCGTACCTGAGCGTTGTGGTTGATCGCACGAAGGCCGCCGAGGTCGGGCTGACCGAGGCCGCCGTTGCTGGCCAGGTCGCGGCACAGATGCAACCGAGCCAGATCGGGCAAATCACTATGGATGCGGACACAATTACTGTGTACCTCTCTGAGGGTGAGGCCCCGAACGACGAGGCCGGAGTGAAAGCTCTGCAGATTCAGACCGCGGCAGGGCCGCAGTCGCTCGAGTCGCTCGCAACCGTTGAGGTCGCAGATGGCCCCGTCACTATTCGCACCGAGAACAATGTGCGCATGGTGACTGTTTCAGCGATGCCCAAGGGTGACGACCTCACCTCGGCAGGTGCCTCGGTGAACAAAGCGCTTGACGAGGTGAAGTTGCCAGCCGGTGCCAGCGCGAGCATCGGTGGCGTTCAAGCTCAGCAGGCTGATTCCTTCCAGCAACTGGGCTTGGCTCTGCTCGCAGCTATTCTCATTGTGTACGTGGTGATGGTGGCAACCTTCCGCAGCCTGCTACAGCCGCTGTTGCTGCTCGTTTCGGTGCCGTTCGCGGCAACCGGTGCGATCCTGCTGCTGATTGCCACGGGCATCCCGCTCGGCGTCCCCTCGCTCATCGGTGTGCTGATGCTCGTTGGTATCGTCGTGACAAACGCGATCGTGCTGATCGATCTGGTGAACCAGTATCGAAGTCGAGGAGACGCACTGCGAGATGCGGTGATGCACGGGGCACTGAATCGTCTTCGCCCGATCGTGATGACGGCACTTGCGACGATCTTTGCGCTCACGCCGATGGCCCTCGGGATCACCGGCAAGGGCGGCTTCATTTCACAGCCCCTCGCGGTTGTTGTGATTGGCGGCTTGCTGTCGTCAACCGTACTCACCCTCGTTGTGCTGCCAACGCTGTACTTCGTAGTAGAACGCCGTCGCGAGCGGTGGCGGGAGCGTCACGCAGAGGCGAAAACACCGCCTAGCGGGCCCGTGCGCGGGCCGGAGGTAGCGCCAGCTCTGGCTGCTGCCGGAGTCGGTGCGGTTTCTGCGGGTGACCCGGAAGCGGTCTTCACCTCGAAGCCCTGGAATAAATTTGGGGCAGCCGATGCGGAGCGAACCGTGGATCATGTGGCGCCAGCCGGGCTTGTAAATGACGATGCAGAGCCCGAGGCACTCGTCGAGCCCGAGCTGCCGGGGGCAGCACCCGTCGCCCCTGAGTTTCCGAGCACAGCGCTGACTGAGGCCCCTGCCCCCGCCCCCGCTGACGCGGCAAAGGCTTCTGAACCTGAACTTCCCGAGATCAGAGAGGTCACCTTCAACCCTGAACCCGTGAAGATGCGCAGGCCAAGGCCTACGACCGCTTCAGAAGAGACGCCCGCAACCACTCCCGAGGTGCCGCAAGAAACGGAGCAAGGCGCCGAGCCCGTTCCCACGACCACCGGGGAACTCAACTGGGAAGAACTCCTGTGGCAGGCGACCCAAGAGGTCGATGAGCAGGTGGCTGCGGAACCCGCACACGAAGAAGAATCCAAAGCTGGTGATCCCGAACAGGGTGAGCCCGGCGCATCCGAGCACGGCGAGCATCGCGAACAGGACTAA
- a CDS encoding DUF445 domain-containing protein encodes MTATVYAVTGSRVDNTEMPLIRSRRTLGAVTPADFERLASLRRMQGIALGLLALMAVVFVISFALQERVPWLSYVRAASEGGMVGALADWFAVTALFRYPMGIKIPHTNLISSKKDDIGEGLGSFIEENFLADDVVHDKLTQISGARMAGEWVAQQPNAEKVGGMIASAGLGALTVLDDNDVRELIESLVRRHIIDPEWAPLLGRTTASFIDGGHHEALIDMAASRFEGWLVAHPAAFDRVVSSRLPSWVPGIVDRFIDDRLHSEAVRFARAVAQDRTHPFRNAIKRFLSDLGRDLQHQSALQQQLEAFKHEVFDSPRIRSLAATTWEVMQSTLVEMLEDPKSDVRIRLVKALQDFGHRLQDDSTLQYKIDVWVMGAVEHLVHNYRHDIANVITETVHRWDAREAAEKIELQVGKDLQFIRINGTIVGSLAGLAIYTIATLIIAPLVR; translated from the coding sequence TTGACCGCCACAGTGTACGCGGTCACCGGCTCACGGGTGGATAATACAGAGATGCCGCTGATTCGAAGCCGCCGCACGCTCGGCGCCGTCACCCCCGCAGATTTCGAACGGCTTGCCAGCCTTCGACGCATGCAGGGTATCGCGCTCGGGCTGCTCGCCCTTATGGCGGTTGTCTTTGTTATCTCGTTTGCGCTGCAAGAGCGGGTTCCGTGGCTCAGTTACGTGCGGGCCGCGAGCGAGGGTGGCATGGTGGGTGCGCTCGCCGACTGGTTCGCCGTCACAGCGCTCTTCCGATACCCGATGGGGATCAAAATCCCCCACACCAACCTCATCTCGAGCAAAAAAGATGACATCGGCGAGGGGCTCGGATCCTTTATTGAAGAAAATTTTCTTGCCGACGATGTAGTGCACGACAAGCTCACACAGATCAGCGGCGCCCGAATGGCCGGTGAGTGGGTTGCCCAGCAGCCCAACGCTGAGAAGGTCGGCGGCATGATCGCGAGTGCGGGACTCGGTGCGCTCACGGTGCTCGATGACAACGACGTTCGAGAACTCATTGAGTCGCTCGTTCGCAGGCACATTATTGACCCGGAGTGGGCCCCGTTGCTCGGTCGCACCACGGCCAGTTTTATAGATGGGGGTCATCACGAAGCGCTCATCGACATGGCGGCCTCGAGATTCGAAGGCTGGCTGGTCGCGCATCCGGCGGCATTTGACCGGGTTGTTTCGTCGCGTCTGCCGTCGTGGGTGCCCGGGATCGTGGACCGCTTCATCGATGACAGGCTGCACTCAGAGGCGGTGCGTTTTGCGCGGGCTGTCGCCCAGGACCGCACTCACCCGTTCCGAAACGCCATCAAGCGTTTCTTGAGCGACCTCGGCCGCGACCTCCAGCACCAGAGTGCGCTGCAGCAGCAGCTTGAGGCATTTAAGCACGAGGTGTTCGACAGCCCGCGCATTCGCTCTCTCGCCGCCACCACTTGGGAGGTCATGCAGTCGACACTCGTCGAGATGCTCGAGGATCCCAAGAGCGACGTCCGCATCAGGCTGGTCAAAGCGCTGCAAGACTTCGGACATCGCCTACAAGACGATTCGACGCTGCAGTACAAGATCGATGTTTGGGTGATGGGAGCGGTTGAGCACCTGGTCCACAATTACCGCCACGACATCGCTAACGTCATCACTGAGACGGTGCATCGCTGGGACGCACGCGAGGCCGCCGAGAAGATCGAGCTACAGGTCGGTAAGGATCTCCAGTTCATTCGCATTAATGGAACCATTGTTGGATCGCTCGCGGGGCTTGCCATCTACACAATCGCGACGCTCATCATCGCACCGCTGGTGCGCTAA